The Mastomys coucha isolate ucsf_1 unplaced genomic scaffold, UCSF_Mcou_1 pScaffold11, whole genome shotgun sequence genome includes a window with the following:
- the Prickle1 gene encoding prickle-like protein 1, with amino-acid sequence MPLEMEPKMSKLAFGCQRSSTSDDDSGCALEEYAWVPPGLRPEQIQLYFTCLPEEKVPYVNSPGEKHRIKQLLYQLPPHDNEVRYCQSLSEEEKKELQVFSAQRKKEALGRGTIKLLSRAVMHAVCEQCGLQMNGGEVAVFASRAGPGVCWHPSCFVCFTCNELLVDLIYFYQDGKIHCGRHHAELLKPRCSACDEIIFADECTEAEGRHWHMKHFCCLECETVLGGQRYIMKDGRPFCCGCFESLYAEYCETCGEHIGVDHAQMTYDGQHWHATEACFSCAQCKASLLGCPFLPKQGQIYCSKTCSLGEDIHASDSSDSAFQSARSRDSRRSVRMSRSSRSADQCRQSLLLSPALNYKFPGLSGNADDTLSRKLDDVSLSRQGAGFATEEFWKARVDQEASEDPEEWAEHEDYMTQLLLKFGDKNLFQQQTSEVDMRGSEPWIADSMVTNKPEVKPTHQSLASKKYQSDMYWAQSQDGLGDSAYGSHPGPASSRRLQELDLDHGAAGYNHDQTQWYEDSLECLSDLKPEQSVRDSMDSLALSNITGASVDGESKPRPSLYSLQNFEEIEPEDCEKMSNMGTLNSSMLHRSAESLKSLNSELCPEKIIPEEKPVHLPVLRRSKSQSRPQQVKFSDDVIDNGSYDVEIRQPPMSERTRRRVYHFEERGSRPPHHRHRRSRKSRSDNALNLVTERKYSAKDRLRLYTPDNYEKFIQNKGARELQAYMQNANLYGQYAHATSDYALQNPGMNRFLGLYGEDDDSWCSSSTSSSDSEEEGYFLGQPIPQPRPQRFTYYTDDLSSPTSALPTPQFNQRTTKSKKKKGHKGKNCIIS; translated from the exons ATGCCTTTGGAGATGGAGCCCAAAATGAGCAAACTGGCCTTTGGGTGCCAGCGAAGTTCCACGTCAGACGATGATTCCGGTTGTGCGCTGGAAGAGTATGCCTGGGTCCCACCAGGCCTCAGGCCTGAGCAG aTCCAGCTCTATTTCACTTGCTTGCCTGAGGAGAAGGTTCCTTATGTTAACAGCCCTGGAGAGAAACACCGGATTAAACAGCTTCTGTACCAGTTGCCTCCACATGATAACGAG GTGCGGTACTGCCAGTCTCTAAgcgaagaggagaaaaaggagttGCAGGTGTTCAGTgctcagaggaagaaggaagctcttggAAGAGGAACCATTAAACTCTTGTCCAGGGCAGTGATGCACGCAGTGTGTGAGCAG TGTGGGCTGCAGATGAACGGAGGGGAGGTCGCAGTGTTTGCCTCCCGTGCGGGTCCTGGAGTATGCTGGCATCCATCCTGCTTTGTCTGCTTCACGTGTAATGAACTACTGGTCGACCTCATCTATTTCTATCAGGATGGAAAAATCCACTGTGGCAGGCACCATGCCGAATTGCTCAAACCTCGGTGCTCAGCCTGTGATGAG ATCATTTTTGCTGACGAGTGCACAGAAGCCGAGGGTCGCCACTGGCACATGAAGCATTTCTGCTGCCTGGAATGTGAGACGGTCCTGGGAGGGCAGAGATATATCATGAAGGATGGCCGCCCCTTCTGCTGTGGCTGCTTCGAGTCTCTCTATGCTGAGTACTGCGAAACCTGTGGGGAGCATATTG GTGTGGACCATGCCCAGATGACCTACGACGGGCAGCACTGGCATGCCACCGAGGCCTGCTTTTCCTGTGCGCAGTGTAAGGCCTCCCTGCTGGGGTGCCCCTTCCTGCCGAAACAAGGCCAGATTTACTGCTCCAAGACCTGCAGCCTCGGGGAAGACATCCATGCCTCTGACTCCTCCGACTCCGCCTTCCAGTCAGCGCGATCTAGAGACTCTCGCCGAAGCGTGAGGATGAGCAGGAGCAGCCGCTCCGCGGACCAGTGCAGACAGTCTCTCCTCTTGTCTCCCGCCCTGAATTACAAGTTCCCGGGTCTTTCCGGCAACGCGGACGACACCCTTTCGCGGAAGCTGGATGACGTGAGTCTCTCCAGGCAGGGGGCAGGTTTCGCTACTGAGGAATTCTGGAAAGCCAGAGTAGATCAGGAAGCCTCTGAAGACCCTGAAGAATGGGCTGAGCATGAAGATTATATGACACAGCTCCTCCTCAAGTTCGGCGATAAAAACCTCTTCCAGCAGCAGACCAGTGAGGTGGATATGAGAGGCAGTGAGCCCTGGATAGCCGACAGCATGGTTACAAATAAGCCCGAGGTAAAGCCGACTCACCAGAGCCTCGCAAGTAAAAAGTATCAGTCTGATATGTATTGGGCCCAGTCCCAAGACGGGCTGGGTGACTCTGCCTACGGCAGCCATCCAGGCCCAGCCAGCAGCCGAAGGCTGCAAGAGCTAGATCTGGACCACGGTGCTGCAGGGTATAATCATGACCAAACACAGTGGTATGAAGACTCCCTGGAGTGCCTATCTGACTTGAAACCAGAACAGAGTGTCCGGGATTCTATGGATTCTTTGGCGTTGTCCAACATCACAG GGGCGTCGGTGgatggagaaagcaagccaaGACCGTCGTTATACTCTCTCCAAAACTTTGAGGAGATAGAGCCAGAGGATTGTGAGAAAATGAGCAATATGGGAACTCTGAATTCTTCTATGCTGCACAGGAGTGCAGAGTCATTAAAAAGTCTGAATTCAGAGCTGTGCCCAGAAAAAATTATACCCGAGGAGAAACCAGTGCACCTGCCGGTGCTCAGAAGATCCAAGTCTCAGTCCCGACCGCAGCAGGTCAAGTTTTCAGATGATGTCATCGACAACGGAAGCTATGACGTTGAAATCCGGCAGCCTCCAATGAGCGAACGGACTCGGAGACGAGTGTATCACTTTGAAGAGAGGGGATCCAGGCCTCCCCACCATCGCCACCGGAGAAGCAGAAAGTCACGGTCTGATAACGCCCTGAACCTAGTCACAGAAAGGAAGTACTCCGCCAAGGACAGACTTCGGCTGTATACCCCTGATAACTATGAGAAATTCATACAGAATAAAGGCGCCCGGGAGCTCCAAGCATACATGCAGAATGCCAACCTCTATGGCCAGTATGCCCACGCCACGTCTGATTATGCCCTGCAGAACCCGGGAATGAACCGATTTCTGGGGCTCTACGGTGAGGACGACGACTCCTGGTGTTCGTCCTCCACGTCCTCCTCCGACTCGGAAGAAGAAGGGTATTTTCTCGGACAGCCGATCCCTCAGCCGCGGccacagagattcacctactATACGGATGACCTTTCTAGTCCGACTTCTGCACTGCCCACTCCACAGTTTAATCAGAGGACAACTAAATccaagaagaaaaagggacacaAAGGGAAAAACTGTATCATTTCTTAA